From a region of the uncultured Desulfatiglans sp. genome:
- a CDS encoding Ribonuclease Z, protein MKPSFLPRLINPPTEDPGLFVSFRFKRRALLFDLGDLGRLSPRDLLKVSHVFVSHAHVDHFIGFDALLRVLLGRERTLHLYGPPDFSRHVAGKLAGYHWNLIHTYPHVLAFEVHEIHPGEMRITTFSSRNAFRMSGPQQTTAADGAILVEPAFTVSAAVLDHRIPCLAFAMEERLKVQIIKEGVEALGLPVGPWLTRFKTRIQERPDPGEPFRIMWKNQQGGRGEEIFPIGELSQKIARTGRGMKIAYVTDAAGSRENASRITALAADADILFIEGAFLYEDLSIAHKTFHLTAREAGALARKAGAKSLQLFHFSHRYAGRETELLDEAQAAFHDDSLSINQEKATNAEAPAGTSVTR, encoded by the coding sequence ATGAAACCATCCTTTCTACCACGGCTCATCAACCCGCCGACGGAGGACCCGGGGCTCTTCGTTTCCTTCCGGTTCAAGCGAAGAGCCCTTCTTTTCGACCTCGGCGATCTCGGACGCCTCTCGCCTCGCGACCTCCTCAAGGTGAGTCATGTCTTCGTCAGCCATGCGCACGTCGACCACTTCATCGGATTCGACGCGCTTCTCCGCGTCCTGCTCGGCCGTGAAAGGACCCTGCACCTCTATGGGCCGCCGGATTTCAGCCGCCATGTCGCCGGCAAACTGGCGGGCTACCATTGGAACCTGATTCACACCTACCCGCACGTCCTCGCCTTCGAGGTCCACGAGATCCACCCCGGCGAAATGCGCATTACCACCTTCTCCTCCCGGAACGCCTTCCGCATGTCCGGCCCGCAGCAGACCACAGCCGCAGACGGCGCGATCCTCGTGGAGCCCGCTTTCACGGTCTCCGCCGCTGTTCTCGACCACAGGATCCCCTGCCTCGCCTTTGCGATGGAAGAGCGGTTGAAGGTGCAGATCATCAAGGAAGGCGTCGAAGCGCTGGGGCTCCCGGTCGGCCCCTGGCTCACCCGGTTCAAGACAAGGATTCAGGAGCGCCCGGACCCGGGCGAACCCTTTCGGATCATGTGGAAAAATCAGCAGGGGGGAAGGGGAGAAGAGATCTTTCCGATCGGTGAGCTGTCCCAAAAAATTGCACGAACCGGTCGGGGAATGAAGATCGCCTACGTAACGGACGCCGCAGGCTCCCGAGAGAACGCCTCCCGCATCACCGCACTGGCAGCCGATGCCGACATCCTCTTCATCGAGGGGGCCTTTCTCTACGAGGACCTTTCCATCGCCCACAAGACGTTCCACCTGACAGCGCGGGAGGCCGGGGCTTTGGCGAGGAAGGCCGGTGCGAAAAGCCTCCAGCTGTTTCACTTCTCCCACCGCTACGCCGGGCGCGAAACCGAGCTGCTCGACGAGGCCCAGGCCGCCTTTCACGACGACAGCCTCTCCATCAACCAGGAGAAGGCAACAAACGCAGAAGCCCCCGCAGGGACCTCCGTCACTCGATGA
- the clpB gene encoding protein disaggregation chaperone (Evidence 2a : Function from experimental evidences in other organisms; PubMedId : 14550559, 14640692; Product type f : factor): protein MRFDKFTLKGQEVIQAAQQFAERFGHQQIEPEHLARAILEQKEGVVPPLLAKIGADQQQLAQALEEALNKMPKVSGGGYGQAYISPRTKAVLDKAFNEAEQMKDEFVSLEHLLLAIAEESQGEAARILARSGVIRDAILKSLVDIRGGQRITDQNPEDKYQALERFSRDLTAIAAKGTLDPVIGRDDEIRRVVQVLSRRTKNNPVLIGEPGVGKTAIVEGLAQRIIQGDVPETLKDKRVVALDMGALIAGAKYRGEFEDRLKAVLKEVTDSHGEIILFIDEMHTMVGAGAAEGAVDASNMLKPALARGELHCIGATTIKEYRKYIEKDAALERRFQPVMVEEPSVEDTISILRGLKEKYEVHHGVRIKDSALVAAATLSHRYITDRFLPDKAIDLIDEATSRLRIEIDSMPAEIDDIQRRITQLEIEREALKKEKDTASRDRLEKLEQELAALKGETEDMIAHWKQEKKAIANIRAIKEKLETTRSEAQLAERQGDLTKAAELRYGTLIELERQLAEENRKLEELQTGQKMLKEEVDSEDIAEVVAKWTGIPVARMMEGEKEKLLKMEERLSHRVIGQQKGIIAVSNAVRRARSGLQDPNRPVGSFIFMGPTGVGKTELARALAEFLFDDEQYMVRIDMSEYMEKHSVARLIGAPPGYVGYEEGGYLTEAIRRHPYSVILFDEIEKAHPDVFNVLLQILDDGRMTDGKGRTVDFKNTVLIMTSNVGSQWIQELGGRDPEEAEKRVMEALRATFKPEFLNRIDEIVIFNALGTEEIKKIVEIQVNLLAKRLTASKITLSLTDAAKAFIARSGFDPVYGARPLKRTIQHLIQDPLAVKILEGSVKEGDHVTVDLQDGQIAFH, encoded by the coding sequence ATGCGTTTCGATAAATTTACCCTGAAGGGACAGGAAGTCATTCAGGCCGCCCAGCAGTTTGCCGAGCGTTTCGGACATCAACAGATCGAACCGGAGCACCTTGCCCGGGCGATCCTCGAACAGAAGGAAGGCGTCGTGCCGCCGCTCCTGGCCAAGATCGGCGCGGATCAGCAGCAGCTCGCCCAGGCCCTCGAAGAGGCCCTGAACAAAATGCCGAAGGTGTCCGGCGGCGGCTATGGCCAGGCCTACATATCCCCCAGGACCAAGGCCGTCCTGGACAAAGCCTTCAACGAAGCCGAGCAGATGAAGGACGAGTTCGTCAGCCTCGAGCACCTGCTTCTGGCCATCGCTGAAGAATCCCAGGGGGAGGCAGCCCGGATCCTCGCCCGGTCGGGCGTCATCCGGGACGCCATCCTCAAATCCCTCGTGGACATCCGGGGCGGGCAGCGCATCACGGACCAGAACCCGGAGGACAAGTATCAGGCCCTCGAGCGTTTCAGCCGGGACCTGACCGCAATTGCAGCCAAAGGGACCCTCGACCCGGTGATCGGACGGGACGACGAGATCCGCCGCGTCGTTCAGGTCCTCTCCCGCCGCACGAAGAACAATCCCGTCCTGATCGGCGAACCAGGCGTCGGCAAGACCGCCATCGTCGAAGGCCTCGCCCAGCGGATCATTCAGGGCGACGTCCCCGAGACCCTCAAGGACAAACGCGTCGTGGCGCTCGACATGGGCGCCCTCATCGCCGGTGCCAAATACCGCGGCGAGTTCGAAGACCGGCTGAAGGCCGTGCTGAAGGAGGTCACCGACAGCCACGGCGAGATCATCCTTTTCATCGACGAGATGCACACCATGGTCGGCGCGGGCGCCGCCGAAGGCGCCGTCGACGCCTCCAACATGCTCAAGCCGGCGCTGGCCCGAGGCGAACTCCATTGCATCGGCGCCACCACCATCAAGGAATACCGCAAGTACATCGAGAAGGACGCCGCGCTCGAGCGGCGCTTCCAGCCCGTCATGGTGGAGGAGCCGAGCGTCGAGGACACGATCTCGATCCTGCGCGGCCTGAAGGAGAAATACGAGGTCCACCACGGCGTGCGGATCAAGGACTCGGCACTGGTGGCGGCCGCCACCCTCAGCCATCGCTACATCACGGACCGGTTCCTGCCGGACAAGGCCATCGATCTGATCGACGAGGCCACCTCGCGCCTGAGGATCGAGATCGACAGCATGCCGGCCGAGATCGACGACATCCAGCGCCGGATCACCCAGCTCGAGATCGAGCGGGAGGCCCTCAAGAAGGAAAAGGACACGGCCTCCAGGGACCGGCTGGAAAAGCTCGAACAGGAACTGGCCGCCCTCAAGGGCGAGACGGAGGACATGATCGCCCACTGGAAGCAGGAGAAGAAGGCGATCGCCAACATCCGCGCCATCAAGGAAAAGCTGGAGACCACGCGCTCGGAGGCCCAGCTTGCCGAGCGGCAGGGCGACCTGACCAAGGCGGCGGAGCTCCGCTACGGCACCCTGATCGAACTCGAGCGGCAGCTTGCCGAGGAAAACCGGAAGCTGGAGGAACTGCAAACCGGACAGAAGATGCTCAAGGAAGAGGTCGACAGCGAGGACATCGCCGAGGTGGTGGCCAAATGGACCGGAATACCGGTTGCCAGGATGATGGAGGGTGAAAAGGAAAAACTCCTCAAAATGGAGGAGAGGCTTTCCCATCGCGTCATAGGCCAGCAAAAGGGCATAATCGCCGTGTCCAATGCAGTCAGGAGGGCCAGATCCGGGCTCCAGGACCCCAACCGACCAGTGGGATCGTTCATCTTCATGGGCCCGACGGGCGTCGGGAAGACCGAACTCGCCCGGGCGCTGGCCGAGTTCCTCTTCGACGACGAGCAGTACATGGTCCGGATCGACATGTCCGAATACATGGAGAAGCACTCGGTGGCCCGCCTGATCGGGGCCCCTCCGGGCTACGTCGGTTATGAGGAAGGGGGCTACCTGACCGAGGCGATCCGCCGGCACCCTTATTCGGTCATTCTCTTCGACGAGATCGAAAAGGCCCACCCGGACGTCTTCAATGTCCTGCTGCAGATCCTCGACGACGGCCGGATGACGGACGGCAAGGGGCGCACCGTCGACTTCAAGAACACGGTGCTGATCATGACCAGCAACGTCGGAAGCCAGTGGATCCAGGAGCTCGGCGGCCGGGACCCCGAAGAGGCCGAAAAGCGAGTCATGGAGGCCCTGCGGGCCACCTTCAAGCCGGAGTTCCTGAACCGGATCGACGAGATCGTGATCTTCAATGCCCTCGGCACCGAGGAAATCAAGAAGATCGTCGAAATCCAGGTGAACCTGCTGGCCAAACGACTGACGGCGAGCAAGATCACCCTCTCGCTGACCGATGCGGCCAAGGCCTTCATCGCCCGCTCCGGGTTCGACCCTGTCTACGGCGCACGCCCCCTGAAACGGACGATCCAGCATCTGATCCAGGACCCCCTGGCCGTCAAAATCCTGGAAGGGTCGGTCAAGGAAGGAGACCACGTCACTGTCGATCTGCAGGACGGTCAAATCGCTTTCCATTGA
- a CDS encoding Protein Mbar_A1807, which translates to MEREDRLTPEQGRYLIDVARKTIEKALRKTPVEPGSTGGRPDTGVFRERRGTFVTLTRDGQLRGCIGHIAAQAPLIESVRENALSAAFRDPRFRPLSADEVDRIAIEVSILTEPQLMAYADAAELLAKLRPGVDGLIIKKGYHQATFLPQVWEQLPRKEEFLAHLCLKAGLDAEAWRKGDLEVLTYQVQAFEEES; encoded by the coding sequence ATGGAACGCGAGGATCGACTCACCCCCGAACAGGGGCGTTATCTGATCGATGTCGCCCGCAAAACGATCGAAAAGGCCCTGCGCAAGACCCCGGTGGAGCCCGGCTCGACCGGCGGACGTCCGGACACCGGCGTCTTTCGGGAGCGGCGAGGGACATTCGTTACGCTCACCCGGGACGGGCAGCTGAGGGGCTGCATCGGACATATCGCCGCCCAGGCGCCGCTGATCGAAAGCGTCCGTGAAAACGCCCTCAGCGCCGCCTTCCGAGACCCGCGGTTCCGCCCGCTCTCGGCCGATGAAGTCGACCGGATCGCCATCGAGGTCAGCATCCTGACCGAGCCCCAGCTCATGGCCTACGCCGATGCCGCTGAGCTCCTCGCCAAACTGCGGCCCGGCGTGGACGGGCTCATCATCAAAAAAGGATACCACCAGGCGACCTTCCTTCCCCAAGTCTGGGAGCAGTTGCCGCGGAAGGAGGAGTTCCTGGCCCACCTGTGTCTCAAGGCCGGCCTGGACGCGGAGGCCTGGCGCAAAGGAGACCTGGAGGTCCTGACCTATCAGGTACAGGCCTTCGAAGAGGAATCCTGA
- a CDS encoding hypothetical protein (Evidence 5 : Unknown function), with translation MLRSLDDLLSDHPCRQSYPTGPECGSKNLAPMVRRVRFDFHPIVQDKDWPQERPPPHTNSEDTGDRPKGMCACAACEKPGSTSKGWN, from the coding sequence TTGCTTCGTTCGCTTGACGATCTACTCTCCGACCATCCATGCCGCCAATCATACCCCACTGGGCCCGAATGCGGCAGCAAAAACCTCGCGCCCATGGTCCGAAGGGTAAGGTTCGATTTCCACCCTATTGTCCAAGACAAAGACTGGCCCCAAGAGCGGCCTCCCCCCCACACGAACAGTGAAGACACCGGGGACCGTCCCAAAGGGATGTGCGCATGCGCAGCATGTGAAAAACCGGGATCCACCTCGAAGGGGTGGAACTGA
- the nth gene encoding Endonuclease III: protein MAKPEKAETREEKRERAARIFEILDPLYTRDKTALKFENPLELLIATILSAQCTDKQVNQVTEKLFLKYRSAEDYVKVPIEELEEDIRPTGFFRNKAKSIKGACKGLVEEFGGQVPGTMEELLKLPGVGRKTANCVLGAAFDVPGVVVDTHVKRLAQRLGLTTNTDPNKIEADLADLLPRERWRRFSDILIYHGREVCKARNPAHERCPVAHLCPAAKTM from the coding sequence GTGGCAAAGCCAGAGAAAGCAGAAACCCGGGAGGAAAAACGTGAGCGCGCAGCGCGGATCTTCGAGATTCTCGATCCGCTTTACACCCGGGACAAGACGGCCCTCAAGTTCGAAAACCCGCTCGAACTGCTGATCGCGACGATCCTGTCGGCCCAATGCACCGACAAACAGGTGAATCAGGTGACCGAAAAGCTCTTCCTGAAATACCGCAGCGCCGAAGATTATGTGAAGGTCCCCATCGAGGAACTGGAGGAGGACATCCGCCCGACCGGCTTTTTCCGAAACAAGGCCAAATCCATAAAAGGCGCCTGCAAGGGGCTGGTGGAAGAGTTCGGCGGGCAGGTGCCTGGCACGATGGAGGAGCTTCTCAAACTGCCCGGTGTAGGCCGGAAGACCGCCAACTGCGTACTGGGGGCCGCCTTCGATGTTCCGGGCGTCGTGGTCGACACCCACGTGAAACGCCTCGCGCAGCGGCTGGGCCTTACCACGAACACGGACCCCAATAAAATCGAAGCCGATCTCGCCGACCTCCTGCCGAGAGAGCGCTGGAGGCGCTTCTCCGACATCCTCATCTACCACGGTCGCGAGGTCTGCAAAGCCCGCAATCCTGCCCATGAACGCTGCCCGGTCGCCCATCTCTGTCCGGCTGCAAAGACGATGTAG
- a CDS encoding hypothetical protein (Evidence 5 : Unknown function) — translation MFLGRLERKLPERKSLTSPTSAGAASMGQLCDRVSGEAAASNPHFRIGNGFCSMKSFGMRAMPRNWSALSI, via the coding sequence TTGTTTCTGGGGCGACTGGAACGTAAACTGCCTGAACGTAAAAGCCTGACTTCCCCGACATCGGCCGGAGCGGCATCCATGGGGCAGCTTTGCGACCGAGTAAGTGGCGAAGCCGCTGCAAGCAATCCTCATTTCCGAATAGGAAACGGGTTTTGCTCGATGAAATCTTTCGGGATGCGCGCTATGCCGCGGAATTGGTCCGCCCTTTCGATTTGA
- a CDS encoding hypothetical protein (Evidence 5 : Unknown function): MLDEIFRDARYAAELVRPFDLKTSRFPKGRLRTYWVFIHGRYSVSIRK; encoded by the coding sequence TTGCTCGATGAAATCTTTCGGGATGCGCGCTATGCCGCGGAATTGGTCCGCCCTTTCGATTTGAAAACAAGCCGATTTCCAAAAGGCAGGCTCAGAACCTACTGGGTTTTCATCCATGGACGTTACTCAGTTTCCATCCGGAAATGA
- a CDS encoding hypothetical protein (Evidence 5 : Unknown function): protein MVFLANLGVNLHVCLCGDQQVASAQALDFLDIGQTSSFPDWKPGSPWKSFPDGN from the coding sequence ATGGTCTTTTTGGCCAATCTCGGCGTCAATCTGCACGTTTGCTTGTGCGGCGACCAGCAGGTCGCCTCCGCGCAAGCGCTTGATTTCCTTGATATTGGACAAACATCCTCATTTCCGGATTGGAAACCGGGTTCTCCGTGGAAATCATTTCCGGATGGAAACTGA
- a CDS encoding hypothetical protein (Evidence 5 : Unknown function) gives MIDVVIVTYNRKPLLFRNLDRLKSSSLIRKVIVVDNASADGTLREGRVRYPDVHWIASPANEGCIAWNRGMEAVRTPWALILDDDCFVQDAPLEQACAFAARTPSIGLAAFNVISEKTGSSEWGATIDGIRTATDWPNAIGACMLTNTQAFRSVGGYKDFFLCFNDLELVLNLWRNGYRVVFHPDWTACHLGPRPAPSERRFPYEIRNLLWTAWGHLDTPFCFALTLKFVSAAIFDLSGRHLSEQILRPAWTGIRKGRRMRDRSKPKVPPHIRRLLFKNLFLSGRTRSLRNRLMPPFQLGPVKNRD, from the coding sequence ATGATTGACGTTGTCATCGTCACTTACAACCGGAAGCCGCTCCTTTTTCGGAATCTCGATCGACTGAAATCCTCTTCGCTGATTCGAAAAGTGATCGTGGTAGACAACGCCTCCGCAGATGGCACTCTTCGAGAAGGCAGGGTCCGCTATCCTGATGTCCACTGGATCGCCTCGCCCGCCAACGAGGGCTGCATCGCCTGGAACCGGGGCATGGAAGCCGTCAGAACCCCATGGGCATTGATCCTCGACGATGACTGTTTTGTTCAGGATGCCCCGCTCGAGCAAGCCTGTGCATTCGCGGCACGCACGCCGTCCATCGGGCTGGCAGCATTCAATGTCATCAGCGAGAAAACCGGCTCATCAGAGTGGGGAGCAACCATTGACGGCATCCGTACCGCAACGGATTGGCCCAATGCGATCGGCGCCTGCATGCTCACCAACACACAGGCATTCCGCAGCGTCGGCGGATACAAAGATTTTTTTCTCTGCTTCAATGATCTGGAACTGGTTCTCAACCTGTGGCGAAACGGATACCGCGTCGTTTTTCATCCAGACTGGACCGCCTGTCATCTCGGGCCCCGGCCGGCTCCTTCAGAAAGGCGCTTCCCATACGAAATTCGCAATCTGCTCTGGACGGCTTGGGGACATCTGGACACGCCCTTCTGCTTCGCCCTCACTCTCAAGTTCGTTTCGGCGGCCATCTTCGACCTTTCGGGCCGCCATCTCTCCGAGCAAATCCTGCGGCCTGCCTGGACGGGGATCCGAAAAGGGCGGCGGATGCGCGACAGGTCCAAACCGAAAGTTCCTCCTCATATCCGCAGACTTCTTTTTAAAAACCTGTTTCTGAGCGGCCGCACCCGGTCTCTGAGGAACCGTCTGATGCCCCCCTTTCAGCTCGGACCCGTCAAAAACCGCGACTGA
- a CDS encoding putative flavin-containing amine oxidoreductase family protein (Evidence 3 : Putative function from multiple computational evidences): MRVIILGGGPCGLGAAWRLHELGHTDWVLYEGGRNWGGLAGSEQDHEGFWWDYGGHVLFSHYPYFDRLMAELLGDSDGWVLHRRESWIWIQNRFVSYPLQQNIRHLPKEVLWPCLQGLLDIHHVPSAAPPRHFDEWIEANFGRGLADCFMRPYNRKVWAHPLEEMDWNWIGERVAPTNLAAVLRNLIFEKDERSWGPNAQFRFPRLGGTGSIWRALAARLPENQRSLGKKAVRLDPAKRTLLFEDGTMDGYDRLISSIPLDGLLAMIDGNSGLPGGNELIHTATHVVGLALTGNPPEKLADKCWMYFPEDDCPFYRATVFSNYSPNNIPDADRFWSLLLEVSENTKPAGDVPLPEKMTDSVIQGAINTHLINDRSSIHHIWHRRLPYGYPVPTVGRNAVLFPLLRQFENHGIYSRGRFGAWRYEVGNMDHSLMQGVECVNGLFDVGEELTLWYPAMVNAPHPSGSRR, from the coding sequence ATGCGCGTTATCATTCTCGGGGGCGGCCCTTGCGGCCTCGGCGCAGCCTGGCGTTTGCATGAACTCGGGCACACGGATTGGGTGTTGTACGAGGGAGGCCGAAATTGGGGCGGACTCGCAGGCTCCGAACAGGATCACGAGGGTTTCTGGTGGGATTACGGAGGGCATGTCCTCTTCTCCCATTATCCCTACTTCGATCGTCTGATGGCCGAACTCCTGGGAGACTCTGACGGTTGGGTATTGCACCGGCGCGAATCCTGGATCTGGATCCAGAACCGCTTCGTCTCCTACCCCCTGCAGCAAAACATCCGCCATCTGCCGAAGGAGGTTCTCTGGCCGTGTCTTCAGGGTCTGCTCGATATTCACCATGTCCCCTCCGCTGCCCCGCCACGCCATTTTGACGAGTGGATCGAGGCAAACTTCGGCCGGGGACTGGCTGATTGTTTCATGCGCCCATACAACCGCAAAGTGTGGGCCCATCCTCTTGAAGAGATGGACTGGAATTGGATCGGTGAGCGCGTCGCCCCGACCAATCTTGCCGCAGTTCTTCGGAACCTGATTTTCGAAAAGGATGAACGCTCGTGGGGTCCCAATGCCCAATTCCGATTCCCCCGGCTCGGTGGAACCGGATCCATATGGCGGGCACTGGCTGCAAGGCTTCCTGAAAACCAACGATCCCTCGGGAAAAAGGCCGTCAGGCTCGACCCGGCCAAGCGAACTCTGCTCTTCGAAGATGGGACCATGGATGGGTATGACCGGCTGATCAGTTCGATTCCCCTGGATGGATTGCTCGCCATGATCGATGGGAACTCCGGTCTGCCGGGCGGAAACGAACTGATCCACACCGCCACGCATGTCGTAGGACTCGCTTTGACCGGAAATCCGCCTGAGAAGCTTGCGGACAAGTGCTGGATGTACTTTCCTGAAGACGACTGTCCCTTTTACCGCGCCACCGTTTTCAGCAATTATTCTCCCAACAATATTCCGGATGCCGACCGCTTCTGGTCCCTGCTTCTCGAAGTCAGCGAAAACACGAAACCGGCGGGCGATGTGCCCCTGCCGGAAAAAATGACCGATTCAGTCATCCAGGGGGCAATCAACACACACTTGATCAACGACCGTTCATCCATCCACCACATCTGGCACCGACGCCTCCCTTATGGATACCCTGTCCCGACTGTCGGACGCAACGCGGTTCTTTTCCCGCTGCTCCGGCAGTTTGAAAACCACGGGATCTATTCACGCGGCCGCTTCGGGGCATGGCGCTATGAGGTGGGAAATATGGATCACAGCCTGATGCAGGGGGTCGAATGCGTCAACGGACTCTTCGACGTCGGCGAAGAACTGACATTATGGTATCCGGCGATGGTCAACGCCCCGCATCCATCCGGTTCGAGACGCTGA
- a CDS encoding hypothetical protein (Evidence 5 : Unknown function): MATRELHQEKEKPAPFVSIIIVTWNKKKDVLNLLEALSKLDYPVDRLETVLVDNASTDGTAEQVHLKYPAVSILKHTENLGGSGGFNAGMRWILANRPNSDYLWLLDNDVLVPPESLDMLVRALESRPDAAVCGSKILDQQNPQELIEVGAYIDYRRGDIRQNRGTTHQQPGADGIEEVDYVAACSLLVRTSALKSVGLWHEDFFIYWDDMEWGVRFKTFGYRVLATHHSIVYHPSWAGRTSDKSVIWRNYYRARNGLCFFNHYSSGLKRRLILGRMILRFHLIGANNCLRCETAVSGAFSEAIDDFFKGRYGKKSLSLPESDLERFLKIRKSEDIFIFLPQKTMIQMAEPLLAQLLLYEGAFRLHLIVSNAEWKERPSLLHRSNLLTFRPDASGGITMIDKIRILLSIRSRMNGKPVLITPPLTPRFLAMTGLPVAKVDFEKGETITIQQLNVPHLLRSPFHTVQDVFRALVSPPKRIWRVSEAIDPDPS; the protein is encoded by the coding sequence TTGGCAACCAGAGAACTTCACCAGGAAAAAGAAAAACCGGCGCCTTTCGTCTCCATCATCATCGTCACTTGGAACAAGAAGAAGGATGTACTTAACCTCCTCGAAGCGCTTTCCAAACTCGATTACCCGGTGGATCGTCTTGAAACGGTCCTCGTCGACAATGCATCGACTGACGGCACCGCTGAACAGGTCCACCTGAAATACCCGGCTGTCTCTATCCTGAAGCACACTGAAAATCTTGGTGGGTCGGGTGGATTCAACGCAGGAATGCGTTGGATTCTTGCAAACAGACCGAACTCCGATTACTTGTGGCTCCTGGATAATGACGTTCTCGTACCCCCTGAATCTCTTGACATGCTTGTCCGTGCTCTTGAGTCCCGACCAGACGCAGCTGTCTGCGGCTCCAAAATTCTCGATCAGCAGAACCCCCAAGAGCTGATCGAGGTCGGGGCGTATATCGATTACCGGCGCGGAGACATCCGTCAAAACAGGGGAACAACCCATCAGCAACCGGGGGCAGACGGCATCGAAGAGGTCGACTATGTCGCGGCTTGCTCCCTGCTCGTCCGGACCTCTGCCTTGAAAAGCGTAGGCCTATGGCACGAGGATTTCTTCATATATTGGGATGATATGGAATGGGGCGTACGCTTCAAGACCTTCGGGTACAGGGTCCTGGCAACACACCATTCGATCGTTTATCATCCCAGCTGGGCAGGCAGAACCTCCGACAAGTCCGTTATCTGGAGGAACTACTACCGTGCCCGAAACGGGCTGTGTTTTTTCAATCATTACTCCAGCGGCCTGAAAAGAAGGCTCATCCTGGGACGAATGATCCTGCGCTTCCATCTGATCGGTGCAAACAACTGTCTTCGTTGTGAAACCGCCGTTTCCGGGGCGTTCTCTGAAGCCATCGATGATTTTTTCAAGGGGCGTTACGGAAAGAAAAGCCTGTCGTTACCGGAATCCGATCTCGAAAGATTCTTAAAAATCAGGAAGTCTGAAGACATTTTTATTTTTTTGCCCCAAAAAACGATGATCCAGATGGCGGAACCGCTCCTCGCTCAGCTTCTCCTGTACGAAGGCGCCTTCCGCCTGCACCTTATTGTATCCAACGCCGAGTGGAAAGAACGGCCTTCTCTTCTTCATAGAAGCAATCTTCTGACATTCAGGCCGGATGCATCCGGCGGCATCACCATGATCGACAAGATCCGGATTCTCTTATCGATCCGCAGCAGGATGAATGGGAAGCCAGTGTTGATCACTCCGCCCCTCACACCCCGATTCCTTGCGATGACCGGACTCCCTGTCGCAAAAGTGGATTTTGAAAAAGGCGAAACGATAACTATCCAACAGCTGAACGTCCCCCACCTTTTGCGCAGCCCCTTCCATACGGTCCAAGACGTCTTCAGGGCGCTGGTCTCACCACCGAAAAGGATTTGGCGCGTTTCTGAGGCCATTGACCCGGATCCCTCGTGA